The Streptomyces hundungensis genome contains the following window.
TGAGTTGACGGATGCCCGGCGGATACCGGGATGAGCTGGTGGATTCGGATCACAGTAGGGAGGGCCGTCGGGCCGGACCATGTGCCGGTCTCACCGGCCTCGTCCGGGATCTATGGCGCGCACCTATGTGGCGGGTCCCCCGGGGACGCAGTACGTACGGACGGCGGCGGGGCCGGGGTCGGGACCTGGGTCAGGGCCCGTGACTTCCCGCGCTCCCCCGGGGGCTCGTGTGCTGCGCTGGGCGGGTCACTTCGCAGGTCGGGGCGTTTCGGCGCCGGGGTGACAGGTGATGCATGGCGTACCGGCGGGTGGTACGGGGCGGCCGGAACAGCCGCCGCTCCCGCCGCGTCGTCATTCGGAGGCCCTTCGTGTCACTGCGCTGCCGTCGTTCGCCGCTCTCCCGCCACGGCGGGCGCGGGGTTGTCGTCCTGCTCGCCGCCTCGCTCGCGCTGACCGGCCAGGCCGGGGCGGCGCCCCATGAGCCCGGGGTTCCGACCGGCCGGGCCGGAGCACACCCCCACGGCAACGGGGACGATGCCCTCCAGGGCGAGCTGCGGGAACTGGTCCACCGCCCGGACGGGCCGCCCGGCGCCATCGCGGTGCTCCGGGAGGGCGGACGCGTACGGGTGGTCCGGGCCGGAGTGGCCGACACCGACACCGGCCGTCCGCCCCGCGCCACCGACCACATGCGGCTGGCCAGCGCCGCGAAGGCGTTCAGCGGCGCGGTCGCGCTCCGTCTGGTCGACCGCGGGCGGCTCCGCCTGAACGACACCATCGCCCACCGACTGCCCTCCCTGCCTGCCTCCTGGGGCGAGGTGACGCTGCGTCAACTGCTCAACCACACCAGTGGGTTGCCCGATTACAGCCAGGCACCGGAGTTCGCCGATCTGCTCCGGGCCGATCCGCACCATGTGTTCGACCCCCGGCACCTGCTCGACTTCGTCGCCGACCAGGACCTGGAGTTCGCCCCCGGGTCCCGCTACCAGTACTCCAACTCCGACAACATCGCCATCGCCCTCCTGGCCGAGGCGGCGACCGGGCGCAGCTACGAAGAGCTGCTGGCTTCGGAGGTCTTCAAGCCGCTCGGCCTCACCGGCACCAGCCTCCCGTCCGGCTACCGCTTGCCCGAGCCCTATCTGCACGGCTATGGCGTCGAGCCGGGGGAACGGCCCGAGGACGTCTCCACCCTGTTCGGCGCGTCCGGTTCCTGGGCATCGGGCGGCCTGGTCTCCACCCCGGCGGACTTCAACACCTTCATGGCCGGCTACGCGGGTGGCAGGCTGATCAGCGACGCGACCCGCAGGCAGCAGCGGACCTTCGTGAAAGGCGCGTCGGAGCCGGCGGGCCCCGGCGCCAACCGGGCGGGGCTGGCGATCTTCGAGTACACCACCCGGTGCGGTGTCGTGTACGGGCACACCGGCAACACGGCGGGCTACACCCAACTCGGCGTGGGCACCCCGGACGGCCGCCGCAGCCTCACCCTCTCCATCACCACCCAGGTGAGCCAGAGGACCAACCCCGACCTGCTCGCGCATCTGCGCGCCGTCGAGGAGGACTTCGTCTGCGCGCTGCTGTCCCGTTAGCCCGGCGGGCCGAGGGCTCGGCGCGCGTAGGGAGCGGGGCCCAGCCATGGGACCGGGCGGCGTCGCGGGGTCGGTACGCCGCCGGTCGGTTCCACGGGCGGGGCCCCGCCGCTCGGCGCGCCCCCGGTCGGTTCCATGGGCGGGCCCCCGCCCCGCTCGGCACGCCACCAGGCGGTTCCACGAGTGGGACCCCGCCCCCTCGATAGGCCGCCGACCCGTTCCATGAGTTGGGCCCGCCTCCTCGGCACGCCACCCGCCGGTTCCATGAGTTGGGCCCGCCTCCTCGGCACGCCACCCGCCGGTTCCATGAGTTGGGCCCGCCTCCTCGGCACGCCACCCGCCGGTTCCATGAGTTGGGCCCGCCTCCTCGGCACGCCACCCGCCGGTTCCATGAGTTGGGCCCGCCTCCTCGGCACGCCACCCGCCGGTTCCATGAGTTGGGCCCGCCTCCTCGGCACGCCACCGGCCGGTCCCATGGACGGGGCCCCGCTCGGCACGCCGCTGCCCCGCGACGCCGTGCCGGGGGCCCCCGCGAGGGCAGGCTGCCGAGCGCACCCCTCCCGTGTCGCCGAGCCCCGCCCCACCCCTTGACTCCCCCTCTTCACCCTCCCCATACTGACGGCCAAATCGATTTGGCCGATCGTGTGTGGCTCCCGTCCGGGCCGGTCCACGGCTGAATTTCGCGCTCGCGACCCCGAATGGAGCTCGCACGTGTCCCGTCGCCGCCGCTCCCTGCCCGCCGCCCCCGACCCAGCCACCGCCCCGGACCACTCCCCCGCCTCTCCGCCCCGTACGGAAGCCGGAACCACCGACCCCACGCCCCCGCCCGCACCCCCCTCGGCGGCCGGGAACGCCGGCGTCCACCCGGTGGACGAGCGCCGTCCGCTGGGGCGGATCCTGCTCTTCGGGGTGCAGCACGTGCTCGTCATGGCGGCCACCCCCATCTCCGCCATCTTCCTGATGAGCGCCACCTTGCGGCTCAACGCGGGGCTGACCGTCGATCTGCTCTCCGCCGCCTTCGTACTGTCCGGCGTGGGATCGCTGATCCAGTCCCTGGGGCTCTGGAAGTTCGGGCCCCGGCTGCCGTTCGTCATGCTGCCGGGCGGCGCGCCCCTGATCCTCTTCCTGGCCATCGCCGACGAGCACGGGTTGCGGGTCGCGACGGGCGCGGTCGTCCTGACGGCCGTCTTCACCTTCGCCGTACTGCCCCTGTTCGCACGGCTGTTGACGTACTTCCCGCCCCTCGTCATCGGCACGATGATCGTGATCGTCGGCATCAACCTGGTCAAGGTCGGGGCGCTGCTGGTCACCGGGCGCCCCGGCGAGCACGACTTCGCCGCGCCCGGCCATCTCGCGCTGGGCCTGGCGACCATCGGCTTCACGGTCGTCGGCCATCTGCTCCTGCGCGGCGTACTGCGTCAACTCTCGGTCATGCTCGGCCTCGTGGCCGGTACGGTCCTCGCGCTGGCCCTCGGGGACGTGAGCCTCGGCCACCTGGGCCAGGGCGGCTGGGTCGACGTGCCGCGGCTGATGCCGTTCGGCTCGCCGCGGTTCGACGTGCTGGCCGCCCTGCCGCTCATGCTCTACAGCCTGGCGTCCATGGCGGAGGCGACCGGTCAGACCGTCATCAACGCCGAGGCGGTGGGCAAGGAGATCGACCAACGGGTCGCCGTGCCCAAAACGATCCGCGGCGACGCCCTGGTCTCGGCCTTCGGCGGCCTGTTCGGGCTGCCGTTGATGGTGACGAGCGGCGAGAACATCGGCATCGTCCGCGTCACCGGTGTACGCAGCCGCTTCGTCACGGCGGCCGCGGGGGTCTTCCTCATCGCCATCGGGTTCCTGGCACCGGTGACCCGGGCCATCAGCGTCGTCCCGGCGCCGGTCGTCGGGGGCACCGCCATGGTCGTCTTCGCGGTGATCACCGTGCTCGGTGTGCAGATGCTCGCCCGCTGCGACCTGGACCGACACACCAACACGTTCATCTGTGCCGTCGCCCTCGCGCTCGGCCTGCTGCCGATCCTCGTCCCCGACGTCTACCAGGGGTTCCCCGCCTCCGTCCGCATCCTGCTCGAAAGCGGCGTCGCGGTCGGCGCGTTCGTGGCGGCCGTCCTCAACGTCCTCTTCCATCACGTCGGGCCGGCCCTGGCCGCCCGGCTGTCCGTACGCCCCGGCCCCGATCTGCGCACCGAAGGCAACCGATGAACCAGCACATCCGGGAGCGGCTGCGCACGCGCGGTCCGCTGCTCCTCGTCCCCGACGCGGTCCTGCTGCCGGAAGGAGTCATGGAGCTGTACGCGGTGGTCGTCTCCGCGGGCTCGTTCGAGGCGGTCGGGCCGACCGAGGAAGTGGAGCGTACCCATCCGCACCTCCAGGCCCTGCGGCTGCCCGGTCAGCTGCTCATGCCGGGCTTCGTCGACAGCCACCACCACCTGACCCAGAGCTTCGGCGCGGCCCTCGCCTTTGGCGAGCCCTCGGAGATATTCCGCCGGGTGTGGGTGCCGCTCGAAGGCGCCCTCGACGAGGAATCGGCCTATGTGGCGGCGAAACTCGCCGCGTTGGAGTCCCTGCGCGGCGGATTCACCACCGTCACCGATGCCGGGACGCGGGCCGCCGTGGACACCGATGTGGTCGCCTGCGCCGCACGGGACGCCGGCATCCGTTGTGTTCTCGGGCTGATCTGCGACGACACCGGCACCGGCGCGGACACCGATTCCGCGGTGGTGATGCGGCGGGCGGAGCGGCATCTGGCCGCGTACACCGACGATCCGCTGATCCATCCCTCCCTCGCGATCTCCATCCCCGACGCCGCCACCCCCGCCACCCTGCATGCCACGCACCGCCTCGCCGCGGAAGCCAAGGTGGTGGTCCAGATGCATGTCAACGAGCATCTGGCGGCGGTCGAACGCTCCCTGCTGCGCCATGGACTCAGGCCGCTGGAGAACCTGGCCGGCGTCGGCGCGCTCGGCCCCCACCTGCTCGCCGCCCACACCACCCTCCTGACGCCCCGCGAGGTGTCCCTGCTCGCCGACACGGGAACTGCCGTCAGTTACAACCCCGTTGCGAGCGCCTGGAAGGGCAACGCGGTGGCACCCGCGACCACGTTCACCGAGCGCGGCGTCCGGTTCGGCATCGGCAGCGACGGAACCCGCGGCGACGGGTTCCGGCTCGTCGAGGCGGCCGAGTTCGCTCAGCGACTGGCGTACGGGCTGACCACCGGCGACTCGTCCTGCGGGGCGGGCTGGACCTGGCTGGAGCACGCCACCGCCGGGGGCGCGGACGCGGTCGGCCTCGGCGGGCACACCGGCAGCATCGCGGCCGGAATGGCGGCCGACTTCCTCCTGGTCGACATAGCGACGCCCGAGCTGGCGTTGTCCTGGGACCTGCCCTGGGAGTTGGTGCGGCGCGGCAACCGGGACCAGATCAATGCCGTGTTCGTGGCGGGCCGCCTGCGGATGTGGCACGGCCGGCCCACCGACTGGGACGGGCCCGCGCTGGTGCGCCGCGCCACGGCCCTGGCCCGGACCGCCGTGTCACGGGCGCCCGTCTCCCGCGCACACCCGACCTCAACGACCGCGCGGAACAAGGCCGTTCGGGAGTCCGCCGCAGGGACGGTCGCGGAGAAGTGGGTCGCACGAACCTCCACGGCACGGAACGGGAGCACAGCACAGTGAGCCTTCAGACCCTGGTGATCCTCGCCGTCACGGTCGGGATCGCCGCGTTCGTCCAGGGCGGCAGCGGGCTCGGGTTCGCGCTGGTCGTGGCCCCGGTGGCCGGGATCCTCGATCCGTCGCTGCTGCCCGTGTTCGTCCTCGCGTCGATGATTCCGCTGAACCTGTACGTCGCCTGGCGTGAACGCGGTTCGCTGGATCTGCGCGGGGCCCGCTGGATCACCGTGGCCCGACTGGTCGCGACGCCGGGCGGGCTCGTGTTGCTCCGGCTCATCCCGGACCGTGACATCGGGCTGTTCGTGGGCGGCGCCACGGTGCTTGCGGCGCTCGTCAGCCTGGCCGCGCCCGCCTTCGCCCCCGGCCGCGTCGCGTATGTCGGCGCGGGACTGGTGACCGGCCTCACCGAGACCGCGACCGGAGTCGGCGGTCCCCCGCTCGCGCTGGTCTACCAGCACCGGCCGCCCGCCGAGCTCCGCTCCACCGTCGCCGCCTGCTTCCTGGTGGGTGAAGTGGCGTCGCTGGCGCTCCTGTTCGGCACCGGACAGGGGCGTGCGGCGGATCTGGGTTGGGCGGTCGCCCTGCTCCCGGCGATCGCCGCGGGGGCGTGGCTGAGCCGGGTGGTGCATCAGCGCATCGATGCCCGCAGGATGCGGCTGTTCGTGCTGGTCTTCGCGCTGGTCTCCGGGACCGTCCTCATCGCGAGCCCCTGAGTGAGGAGGCGCGCGATCAGCGTGGTCCCCTGAGTGAGGAGGCGCGCGCGATCAGCGTGGGCGCGGGGGCCGTGGCCGCAGCCGGCGCGGCCGTCGCGCCGCGCAACCCCGCGAGCAGCAGCTCCACCGCGTCGGACGCCGCCCGGTCCAGATGCAGATCGACGGCGGTGAGGGGTGGTTGACAGGTGCGGGCGCGCAGCCCGTCGTAGCGGGTGGCGACCAGGACGTCGTCCGGGATGGAGCGTCCGCTGTCCTGGATGGCACGGACCGCCCCCACCGCGAACGCGTCCACCAGCGCGCAGATCGCGTCGGTCTCGGGGTGCGCGGCGAGCAGCGCCGTACAGCGCTCGTACGCCTCCTTCTCGCCCCCCGTCTCGGGCCACGCCTCGACGACGGGGGGCCAGCCCTGTTGCGCGGCCATCCGTCCGTACGCGGTCCGGGCGTCGACCGACGAATGCCGCGAGCCCGAGCCCACGATGAGCGCCGGCCGTTCGGCGCCCTGTTCCCGCAGGTGCGCGAGGAGCAGGGTCGTCACCTCGTCGCCCCACAGATCCACGTACGGGGCGTCGTCGTCCGCCGCGACCGGCCGGCCCAGGGCGACGTACGGCAGCCCCCGGGCGCGTAGTTGGGTGACCGCCGCGTCGTCGATGTCGGGCTCGACCACGATGGCCCCGTCGATGTCCAGGGAGTAGAGCGCGGTCCCGGACTGCACGGGCGGCACGAGCACCAGGGCGTAGTCGTGGACGAGCGCGCTCTCGGCTGCGGCGGCGGCCACCTCCATGTAGAAGCCGAGCCGCGACGGGCCCCCGGCCACCGCGAACGGCATCGACGACACCAGGGCGACGGCCTTCGCCTGGCCGGTTCGCAGCCGCTGGGCCCGCAGGTTGGGCCGGTATCCCAGGTCCAGGGCGATGTCCTTGATCCGCTGCCTGGTACGGGGGTCCACCTTGCCCAGGCCGTTGAGCGCGTGCGAGACCGTCGTACGCGACACCCCCGCGACGCGCGCGACATCGGCGATCGTCGGGGGCTTGGAACTGGAACCCGAGGGTGCATCGGAGGGGGAACCGGAAGCGGGCATCTGCGCAAGCACTCCTCTGCTCGGACGGCCAACGGGCGGAGCCCCATCTTCGCCGACCGCTGACCCTCCGAACACTCCTGCGCCCGGCGCACGAGGTGTGACCCGCCCGTCAGCGTGCAGGCTTTGAAGTACCAGGGAGTCCGGGCGGCACCGCGCCCCTTTTCGCTTCCCGTGGAAGAAGGGCGTACACGGATGGACAGCCTCAACGGTGTCTTAATGAAGGCATTGGCGATCGAGGGGGCCACGGGCGTCGCGATCGTCGACTTCCAGCAGCGCCGGGTTCTCGGCGCGCTGGACCGCGGCAGCGGGTTGGACATGGACAAGGTGGCCTACGGCGACAGCGACGTCATGCGCGCCAAGCTCTACACCCTGGAGCTTCTCGGCTACCCCCAGGACAGCGTCGAGGACATCCTCATCACACTCGGCGCGGAGCTGCACATAATCCGGCCACTGCCGCGTCTGCGCGAAGGCGGCATCTTCATCTATCTCGTCCTGGAACGCGACCGGACCCTTCCGCTGGACGACATCCGCCGCCAACTGCGGGCCCTTGAGCCCCTGTTGGAGCTGTAGAAAAACGCGCGCACAGCGGGCCCGGGACTACCCGGCTCGCGCGATGCGGTCGAGCAGTTCGATGAGCAGGCCGCGCTCGCCCGGTGTCAGTACGTCGGTCGCCGGCAGGAGGGCGCGCAGGGCGAGGGCCGCGCCGGCGGGGCCCGGTGGCGTCGGGCCGGGGGCGTCGGTGGTGATCGCGCCGATGACCGCCTCCCTGGCCAGTCGGGACACGGAGAGATCACGGCGGTCCTCGGGCGTGGCGATCAGAGCGAGGGTGACGCCTCCGCCGACGGCATGGACCAGCTGGGCCGCCCGCGCTTCGTCGACCCGGAGCCGGCCGGCCTCGGCGATCCGGTGGATGTGCTCCCCGAGGATCTCCAGCGCGGCCACGGCGGCGGGCGGCATGGCGCCCGGGCGGGGTTCGGCGTACATGAGGGTGTACAGGGCCGGGTGGGCGAGGCCGAATTCCAGGTTGAGGGTCCAGCCGACGCGGAGGTCCTCGACCGGATCATCCGACGGTTCGAGCCGGGCCTTGGTGCCGAGGTGCGTCGCGAAGCCGTGCGCGGCGACGGCGTCGAGCAGACCCTGTTTGTCGCCGAAGAGGCGGTAGATGGTGGGCGCCTGCACGCCTGCCGCGCTGCTCACCGCACGCGTCGACACCGCTTCGCGCCCGCCCTCGGCGAGAAGGTGGACGGCGGCGGCGATGATCCGTTCACGGTTGCTCTCCGGCGCGGCGGAGCGGTCGATGGCCATGTTTCCGATGATAACCGACCACCGTTAGCGGTTTGCATAAACAGCGGAAACGTGTGAGTGTTAGCGATGGAAACAGCGATCGCCGCACCGCAGGAGGCCCCCCCTTGATCGTCATCACCGCTCCCACCGGCCAGATCGGCAGCCAGGTTCTCGATGCGCTGCTGGACGGCGGGCATTCGGTCCGGGTCCGGGTGATCGCTCGCGATCCCTCCCGCCTGACCCCGCGCACGCGCGAGCGCGCCGAGGTCGTACGGGGCTCGCACCGTGACCCGGCGACGCTCGCCGATGCCCTGCGGGGAGCCGACAGCATGCTGTGGCTGGTCCCCCCGAACCCCGCCGCCGACGACATCCACGAGCACTACCTCGGCTTCACCCGCCCGGCCTGCGAGGCCCTCGCGGACCACGGCGTCGAGCGCGTCGTCGGCGTCACCAGCCTGGGTCGCGCCTACGGCAGGCCCGCGGGCTTGCTGTCGCCCGCGTTCGCGATGGACGACATGATCGAGCGGACCGGAGTGCACTACCGCGCTCTGGCCATGCCGTTCTTCATGGAGAATCTCCTGCACCAGGCCGAGTCGATCAAGGCCCATGGCACGTTCTCCCTCCCGAACACCGCCGACCGTCCGCTGGCCACCGTCGCCACTCGCGACATAGCCGCGACCGCCGCCGCCCTGCTGGTCGACGGTTCCTGGAGCGGGCAGGACACCGTTCCGGTGATCGGCGACACGCTGTCCCCGGACGCCATGGCACACGTCCTGTCCGAGGTACTGGAGCGCCCGATCGGCTTCCAGCAGGTCGACGAGCGGGCGTACCAGGAGACGATGACGCGGTACGGCATGAGCGCCGCCTGGGCGCAGGGCCTGGTCGACATGGCCGCCGCACAGAACGGCGGCATCTACGACGCCGAGCATAAGGCCACCCCATCGGCCGCTCCGACCGACTTCCGCCGATGGTGCGCGGAGGTGCTGAAGCCGAACCTGCTTGATCTCAACCGCAGTTGAGGGGCCAGGAGTGACCGGCGAGGGTCACCCGCCGTCGGCGACCCCGCTGCCGCCGGCGCGGCAGCACTCGGCGAGGGTGCGCAGGACGAAGACGTTCGGGATGGTCGACGCCTCCGGTCCGAGTCGGTGTCGGCGCCCGCCCACCGTGACGGTGAGGAACCCCCCGCTCATGCCGATCCGCTGCACCTGCGGCCACGGCAGACGCAGGTCGCGGAAGCCGATGTGCTCGGTGGTCAGCCAGATGCCGGCGAAAAAGACGCGCTCACCCCGGTGCAGGGCGGCGAGAGCGGCGGGCAGTTGGGCACGGGTGACGGCTCGTCGCAGTTCGTGCTGCCAGGCCTCCGCGTCACCGCCTTCCGGGTTGGCGTGCAGCACCAAGCGCTTGCGCTCGACGTCGGTGAGCAGGTGGATGAGGGCGGTCTCGAACGGGGAAGGGCCGCGCGATCGCCTGCTGCGCCGGAACACCGCGGTCTCGTCGTAGCGGACGATGTGGATCCGGCCCTTCACGGCCACCGTCATCCCGCCTTCGTACAGATCGAGTCGTGCGTTGGGTCGCGCCCCCGCCGCCCGGTAGCGGCCGTCCGGCGCGCGGGCCGACAGGCGGCGGATCGCCCGATGCAGGCCGGCCCGGGTGCGGGGGCGGTACGCGGTCGCGGCATAGGTGGCCAGCCGCTTGCCGAGGCCCGCGCGGCCCGCCGCGGCGGAGATCCGCGCCAGGAGCAGCTCGTCGTCGCAGGTACGGGGCGTGGTGGGGCCCGTCATGGCGTGGCCGGGGTGGGGCCGATGTCGCGGCCGAGCATGATCGTGCGGTGTGTCCCGCGCAGGAGCCGGCTCGGGGTCACGCCCAGTTCGTCGGCCAGTCGGCGGCGGGTGCGCTCGAACACGGTCAGCGCGTCGGCCTGCCGGTCGCTGAGGCACAAGGCGCGCATCAGCATCGCGGCGACGGATTCGTCCAGGGGCCGGGCCACGGCCAGGGCCCACAGCTCACCGACCGCCTGGGCGTGGCGCCCCAGCCGCAGTTGCAGGTCCAGCTTGCGCAGGGTGATACCGGTCCTGCGTTCGGTGAGGCGTACTCGTTCCAGCTCCGCGAAAGGGCCCGGCAGCCCGGCCAGGGGCTCGCCGCGGAACAGGTCCAGCGCCTGGGCGCAGACCCGGACCGCTTCGTCGAGCGCACCGGCCCGTTCGGCCGCCCCGGCGTCGGCGACCAGTTCCTCCATGCGCTCGACGTCCACCGCGACCGTGTCCGGGACCAGTTGGTAGCCGCAGCGGTCGCGCCGGATGACCGAGTCCGCCCGGTTCTCGACGTGCAGGACCTGGCGCAGCCGGTAGATGTACACCGGCACGACTTTGGTGAGCGGCGGCTCCATCCCCCAGATGCCGTCGAGGAGTTCGTCCTTGCTCACCGTCCGGTCCCAGCACAGGGCCAGCGACGCCAGCACGGCCTGCTGGCGCAGATGCCCCAGGTCCACCGGCCGGCCGTCGCGCCACGCCCGCAGCGGCCCGAGCACGGAGATCCGTACGCGCTGGGTGCGGGACGGACGGACGGGCGCCCGGTGCGCCGGACGGGAGGCCGCGCGTCGGCCCCGGCCGGGCTCGACGAGGCCGCTGTCGAAGGCGTGGACGATGGCGGCGGTCCGGTCGCGCAGCCCGAGTTTGGTCAGGATCCGGCCGAGTTGGTCGTGCACCGCGCGTTCGGGGAGCGCGAGGGCATGGGCGATCTCGTGGTCCGTCAGGCCGCAGCCGACTCCGCGGAGCACCTCGCGCTCCTGGCACGTGAGCTCGGCGGCGGCCGGCCGGCCGCGGGTCGAGGTCGTCGGCATCGCGGATCCTCCTGGGGTGAGGTGGGGGCTGTTGCCGTCGACGTTGGTCGTGGGGGGTGGAACGGGACAGGCCGACCGACCGGCCGTTTACGGCCGGTGGCCGCGCTAGAGTCCCTCACCTGGGGAAATCGTCCATGCCGAGGGGGAAGGCCGACCGGTGACCAGTGAGTTCAGTGCCCTGTTGAGGGAGCTGCGGCACGAGGCGAACCTGACGCAGGAGGCGTTGGCGGAACGCGCCGGAGTCGGCGTCCGTACCATCCGCGGCCTGGAGACCGGTGAGCGCGCCGACCCCCGGATGACCACCGTCCGGTTACTGGCGGACGCGCTCGGCCTGAACTCCGAGGGCCGTGAACGGTTGCTGGCCTCCGCCGTCCGCCGGACCGCGGACGGCGCCGGCACACCGCCGGAATCATCTGTTCCGGCCGATGCCTCCGGGCCGGGCGGGCCGCCACGCTCCGCGGGTGTGCCGCCGGTGTCGCCGCTGCGCCACGTGCTGGCCGATGTCGCCGACGAGGTCGCGCAGACGGTGGCCGGCCGGTGGCGGCACGAGGAGGAGCGGCGCCAGGTCCACGACCCCTATCCGCTGCCGGTGCGCTGGCGGCCGGTCGCCGAGG
Protein-coding sequences here:
- a CDS encoding serine hydrolase domain-containing protein; protein product: MSLRCRRSPLSRHGGRGVVVLLAASLALTGQAGAAPHEPGVPTGRAGAHPHGNGDDALQGELRELVHRPDGPPGAIAVLREGGRVRVVRAGVADTDTGRPPRATDHMRLASAAKAFSGAVALRLVDRGRLRLNDTIAHRLPSLPASWGEVTLRQLLNHTSGLPDYSQAPEFADLLRADPHHVFDPRHLLDFVADQDLEFAPGSRYQYSNSDNIAIALLAEAATGRSYEELLASEVFKPLGLTGTSLPSGYRLPEPYLHGYGVEPGERPEDVSTLFGASGSWASGGLVSTPADFNTFMAGYAGGRLISDATRRQQRTFVKGASEPAGPGANRAGLAIFEYTTRCGVVYGHTGNTAGYTQLGVGTPDGRRSLTLSITTQVSQRTNPDLLAHLRAVEEDFVCALLSR
- a CDS encoding uracil-xanthine permease family protein, whose product is MDERRPLGRILLFGVQHVLVMAATPISAIFLMSATLRLNAGLTVDLLSAAFVLSGVGSLIQSLGLWKFGPRLPFVMLPGGAPLILFLAIADEHGLRVATGAVVLTAVFTFAVLPLFARLLTYFPPLVIGTMIVIVGINLVKVGALLVTGRPGEHDFAAPGHLALGLATIGFTVVGHLLLRGVLRQLSVMLGLVAGTVLALALGDVSLGHLGQGGWVDVPRLMPFGSPRFDVLAALPLMLYSLASMAEATGQTVINAEAVGKEIDQRVAVPKTIRGDALVSAFGGLFGLPLMVTSGENIGIVRVTGVRSRFVTAAAGVFLIAIGFLAPVTRAISVVPAPVVGGTAMVVFAVITVLGVQMLARCDLDRHTNTFICAVALALGLLPILVPDVYQGFPASVRILLESGVAVGAFVAAVLNVLFHHVGPALAARLSVRPGPDLRTEGNR
- a CDS encoding amidohydrolase family protein; translation: MNQHIRERLRTRGPLLLVPDAVLLPEGVMELYAVVVSAGSFEAVGPTEEVERTHPHLQALRLPGQLLMPGFVDSHHHLTQSFGAALAFGEPSEIFRRVWVPLEGALDEESAYVAAKLAALESLRGGFTTVTDAGTRAAVDTDVVACAARDAGIRCVLGLICDDTGTGADTDSAVVMRRAERHLAAYTDDPLIHPSLAISIPDAATPATLHATHRLAAEAKVVVQMHVNEHLAAVERSLLRHGLRPLENLAGVGALGPHLLAAHTTLLTPREVSLLADTGTAVSYNPVASAWKGNAVAPATTFTERGVRFGIGSDGTRGDGFRLVEAAEFAQRLAYGLTTGDSSCGAGWTWLEHATAGGADAVGLGGHTGSIAAGMAADFLLVDIATPELALSWDLPWELVRRGNRDQINAVFVAGRLRMWHGRPTDWDGPALVRRATALARTAVSRAPVSRAHPTSTTARNKAVRESAAGTVAEKWVARTSTARNGSTAQ
- a CDS encoding sulfite exporter TauE/SafE family protein, with product MSLQTLVILAVTVGIAAFVQGGSGLGFALVVAPVAGILDPSLLPVFVLASMIPLNLYVAWRERGSLDLRGARWITVARLVATPGGLVLLRLIPDRDIGLFVGGATVLAALVSLAAPAFAPGRVAYVGAGLVTGLTETATGVGGPPLALVYQHRPPAELRSTVAACFLVGEVASLALLFGTGQGRAADLGWAVALLPAIAAGAWLSRVVHQRIDARRMRLFVLVFALVSGTVLIASP
- a CDS encoding LacI family DNA-binding transcriptional regulator, whose product is MPASGSPSDAPSGSSSKPPTIADVARVAGVSRTTVSHALNGLGKVDPRTRQRIKDIALDLGYRPNLRAQRLRTGQAKAVALVSSMPFAVAGGPSRLGFYMEVAAAAAESALVHDYALVLVPPVQSGTALYSLDIDGAIVVEPDIDDAAVTQLRARGLPYVALGRPVAADDDAPYVDLWGDEVTTLLLAHLREQGAERPALIVGSGSRHSSVDARTAYGRMAAQQGWPPVVEAWPETGGEKEAYERCTALLAAHPETDAICALVDAFAVGAVRAIQDSGRSIPDDVLVATRYDGLRARTCQPPLTAVDLHLDRAASDAVELLLAGLRGATAAPAAATAPAPTLIARASSLRGPR
- a CDS encoding TetR/AcrR family transcriptional regulator, producing MAIDRSAAPESNRERIIAAAVHLLAEGGREAVSTRAVSSAAGVQAPTIYRLFGDKQGLLDAVAAHGFATHLGTKARLEPSDDPVEDLRVGWTLNLEFGLAHPALYTLMYAEPRPGAMPPAAVAALEILGEHIHRIAEAGRLRVDEARAAQLVHAVGGGVTLALIATPEDRRDLSVSRLAREAVIGAITTDAPGPTPPGPAGAALALRALLPATDVLTPGERGLLIELLDRIARAG
- a CDS encoding NAD(P)H-binding protein; amino-acid sequence: MIVITAPTGQIGSQVLDALLDGGHSVRVRVIARDPSRLTPRTRERAEVVRGSHRDPATLADALRGADSMLWLVPPNPAADDIHEHYLGFTRPACEALADHGVERVVGVTSLGRAYGRPAGLLSPAFAMDDMIERTGVHYRALAMPFFMENLLHQAESIKAHGTFSLPNTADRPLATVATRDIAATAAALLVDGSWSGQDTVPVIGDTLSPDAMAHVLSEVLERPIGFQQVDERAYQETMTRYGMSAAWAQGLVDMAAAQNGGIYDAEHKATPSAAPTDFRRWCAEVLKPNLLDLNRS
- a CDS encoding DUF6585 family protein, with the translated sequence MTGPTTPRTCDDELLLARISAAAGRAGLGKRLATYAATAYRPRTRAGLHRAIRRLSARAPDGRYRAAGARPNARLDLYEGGMTVAVKGRIHIVRYDETAVFRRSRRSRGPSPFETALIHLLTDVERKRLVLHANPEGGDAEAWQHELRRAVTRAQLPAALAALHRGERVFFAGIWLTTEHIGFRDLRLPWPQVQRIGMSGGFLTVTVGGRRHRLGPEASTIPNVFVLRTLAECCRAGGSGVADGG
- a CDS encoding BTAD domain-containing putative transcriptional regulator, yielding MPTTSTRGRPAAAELTCQEREVLRGVGCGLTDHEIAHALALPERAVHDQLGRILTKLGLRDRTAAIVHAFDSGLVEPGRGRRAASRPAHRAPVRPSRTQRVRISVLGPLRAWRDGRPVDLGHLRQQAVLASLALCWDRTVSKDELLDGIWGMEPPLTKVVPVYIYRLRQVLHVENRADSVIRRDRCGYQLVPDTVAVDVERMEELVADAGAAERAGALDEAVRVCAQALDLFRGEPLAGLPGPFAELERVRLTERRTGITLRKLDLQLRLGRHAQAVGELWALAVARPLDESVAAMLMRALCLSDRQADALTVFERTRRRLADELGVTPSRLLRGTHRTIMLGRDIGPTPATP